In a single window of the Acidobacteriota bacterium genome:
- a CDS encoding thioredoxin domain-containing protein encodes MSKKKENPKSNLPMLIIAGVLLVAMIGGWYLLTRPASPTASDANRANSAPAAKKNATIPPNAPKGAQPPTQAGSPTAAVVLEEFADFQCGSCAAVNPTMNEIKSIYGSKINFIFRNYPLSMHDKAYDAAVAAEAAGMQGKFWDMQNLIFTNQAVWTRSDTHKQAFKEYAQKIGLDIARWENDILGIAAKSRVDEDLKRGRAIGVDSTPSLYINGNLVPFNEMRNIQSMRAMIDAELAKVSQPAEPQQ; translated from the coding sequence ATGAGTAAGAAAAAAGAAAACCCCAAAAGCAATCTTCCTATGTTGATCATCGCGGGTGTGCTGCTGGTCGCTATGATCGGCGGCTGGTATTTGCTGACAAGGCCCGCGTCGCCCACAGCGTCTGACGCGAACAGGGCTAATTCGGCGCCTGCCGCGAAAAAGAACGCCACGATCCCGCCGAACGCGCCTAAAGGCGCACAGCCGCCGACACAGGCCGGTTCGCCCACGGCAGCCGTAGTATTGGAAGAATTTGCCGATTTTCAGTGCGGTTCATGTGCCGCGGTCAATCCGACGATGAATGAGATCAAGTCGATATACGGCTCAAAGATCAACTTCATCTTCCGCAACTATCCGCTCAGTATGCACGACAAGGCGTATGACGCCGCCGTCGCCGCCGAAGCGGCAGGCATGCAGGGCAAATTCTGGGATATGCAGAACCTGATCTTTACCAATCAGGCGGTGTGGACGCGCAGCGACACGCACAAGCAGGCTTTCAAGGAATATGCCCAGAAGATCGGGCTCGACATCGCAAGGTGGGAGAACGACATTCTCGGCATCGCCGCGAAATCGCGAGTTGACGAGGATCTGAAACGCGGACGTGCGATCGGTGTCGATTCTACTCCTTCGCTTTATATCAACGGCAATCTGGTCCCGTTCAACGAAATGCGCAACATCCAGTCGATGCGTGCGATGATCGACGCCGAGCTTGCCAAGGTAAGTCAGCCGGCAGAGCCGCAGCAGTGA
- a CDS encoding vitamin K epoxide reductase family protein yields the protein MTEDVEFEEDLKMPRIPIAASLIALVGLADSVYLTASHYTSEPVPCSLIEGCEKVLNSEFAVIGDVPIAALGALAYFAAFSLALLTAFHYPRTWQLFGLLTAAMAAASLWLIYLQVFVIGAICQFCMISALSSITLFVLFAVSYFLSRGKKLVSAESDETAIAN from the coding sequence GTGACGGAAGACGTCGAATTTGAAGAAGATCTAAAGATGCCGCGAATACCCATCGCGGCATCTCTTATCGCATTGGTCGGTCTCGCGGATTCCGTATATCTCACCGCTAGCCACTACACCTCAGAGCCCGTTCCGTGCAGCCTTATCGAAGGCTGCGAAAAGGTTCTCAACAGCGAATTTGCGGTCATCGGCGATGTTCCTATCGCGGCTTTGGGTGCGCTCGCCTACTTTGCCGCGTTCTCGCTTGCACTGCTGACGGCGTTCCATTATCCGCGAACGTGGCAGCTTTTCGGGCTTCTGACGGCGGCGATGGCGGCGGCGAGCCTGTGGCTCATATATCTTCAGGTATTCGTGATCGGGGCGATCTGCCAGTTCTGTATGATCTCGGCTTTGAGTTCGATCACTCTGTTCGTTCTTTTTGCCGTTTCATACTTTTTGTCTCGAGGAAAAAAACTTGTATCCGCTGAATCCGATGAAACTGCCATCGCGAATTAA
- a CDS encoding GNAT family N-acetyltransferase, which produces MKVRLAEKTDARHFVDFNCAMAMETENKQLDRDTVTRAVEDVFDDPQKGFYIVAEDGDEVLGGLMITYEWSDWRGGWWWWIQSVFIVPEARGRKIYTQLYDFVKERARESGDVYGIRLYVDLDNENAQRVYEKLGMERSHYYMYEESL; this is translated from the coding sequence ATGAAAGTAAGGCTTGCGGAAAAGACCGATGCACGGCATTTTGTCGATTTCAACTGCGCGATGGCGATGGAGACCGAGAATAAACAGCTCGATCGCGACACGGTCACGCGTGCGGTAGAGGACGTTTTTGACGATCCGCAGAAAGGGTTTTACATCGTGGCGGAAGACGGCGATGAGGTGCTCGGCGGGCTGATGATCACGTATGAATGGAGCGACTGGCGTGGCGGCTGGTGGTGGTGGATCCAGAGCGTCTTTATCGTGCCTGAAGCACGCGGCCGCAAGATATACACCCAACTTTACGATTTTGTGAAAGAGCGTGCCCGCGAGTCGGGAGATGTTTACGGAATAAGGCTTTACGTTGATCTCGATAACGAGAACGCACAGCGAGTTTACGAAAAGCTCGGTATGGAGCGGTCGCATTATTATATGTACGAAGAGAGCCTATGA
- a CDS encoding phosphoesterase codes for MKLRILYHGNCFDGVSSAAIFTKFYRTVFHPDALVAYTPTMHRAGNAFDREQFDGDDNAIVDFKYCPDERLTWWFDHHQSAFLTKEDEAHFLADTSGQKFLDTKSASCAEFIARVAKEKWGFDDPFLAELIEWAHIIDGAFYESPAQCVELRSSALKLMQVIEGEKDPEFVEQIIRMLTERTLDDIVASDEIQQRLKPILERHWSTVELIKERSVYDRGVVVFDLSDTDIEGYNKFIPYYHFPQTTYNVSLTQSDFRTKISVGSNPWAPRPRVHNIAEICEKYGGGGHAVVGAVSLKRDDLELGRQYMQEIIETLRFAD; via the coding sequence ATGAAGCTAAGAATACTCTATCACGGCAATTGTTTCGACGGTGTTTCGTCGGCCGCCATCTTTACCAAATTCTACCGCACCGTCTTTCATCCGGACGCATTGGTCGCCTATACGCCGACGATGCACCGTGCGGGAAATGCGTTTGACCGCGAACAGTTTGACGGCGACGATAACGCCATCGTCGATTTCAAATATTGTCCCGACGAGCGCCTGACGTGGTGGTTCGATCATCATCAGTCGGCATTTTTGACCAAAGAGGACGAGGCTCATTTTTTGGCGGACACGTCGGGACAGAAGTTCCTGGATACCAAGAGCGCCTCGTGTGCGGAATTTATCGCACGAGTCGCCAAGGAAAAATGGGGATTTGACGACCCTTTTCTTGCAGAGTTGATCGAATGGGCGCACATCATCGACGGTGCCTTTTACGAATCGCCCGCGCAGTGCGTTGAACTGCGTTCCTCGGCACTGAAGCTGATGCAGGTGATCGAAGGCGAAAAAGATCCCGAGTTCGTTGAACAGATAATTCGAATGCTGACCGAACGGACGCTTGACGACATCGTCGCTTCGGACGAGATACAGCAGCGTCTGAAGCCGATCCTCGAACGTCATTGGTCAACGGTCGAGCTGATAAAGGAGCGTTCGGTTTACGACCGCGGCGTGGTGGTTTTCGACCTGTCGGACACGGACATCGAGGGCTACAACAAATTCATTCCCTATTATCATTTCCCGCAGACGACGTATAACGTCTCGCTGACGCAGAGCGATTTTCGGACCAAGATATCGGTCGGTTCCAATCCGTGGGCTCCGCGGCCCCGCGTCCACAATATTGCGGAGATCTGCGAGAAATACGGCGGCGGCGGACACGCCGTTGTCGGTGCGGTTTCGCTGAAGCGCGACGACCTGGAGCTCGGCAGGCAGTATATGCAGGAGATCATCGAAACACTGCGTTTTGCAGATTGA
- a CDS encoding TMEM165/GDT1 family protein has translation MDWKIFGTSFLVLFLAELGDKTQLAVITMTASTESKIAVFIGASLALIVVTGLGVLVGGVLTQFVPTEWLQRIVAVAFIAIGVLMLFGKL, from the coding sequence ATGGACTGGAAGATATTCGGCACCTCGTTCCTAGTGCTCTTTCTGGCAGAACTCGGCGATAAGACGCAGCTTGCCGTTATCACGATGACCGCCAGCACGGAATCAAAGATCGCCGTCTTCATCGGAGCAAGCCTGGCATTGATCGTCGTAACGGGCCTCGGCGTGCTTGTCGGCGGCGTTTTGACGCAATTTGTCCCGACCGAATGGCTGCAGCGCATCGTGGCTGTTGCGTTCATAGCCATCGGCGTGCTGATGCTTTTCGGTAAATTGTGA
- a CDS encoding sigma-70 family RNA polymerase sigma factor yields the protein MTDSILQRIAAGDSTAVEDCLKKYGGLVWSLARKMLRNADDAEDAVQEIFVDVWKNAERFDETKSSETTFIAMIARRRLIDKIRHSNRRITADSLDDVLLEPFTRADKDMQLGLEAREAAVAMRNLRPEQQQVLRLSIVQGMSHQEIADATGMPLGTVKTHARRGILQVREHLGLGSSKQEVAL from the coding sequence GTGACTGACTCTATCCTACAACGCATCGCCGCCGGGGACAGCACGGCCGTAGAAGATTGCCTAAAGAAATACGGCGGTCTGGTCTGGTCCTTGGCGAGGAAAATGCTTCGGAATGCTGATGATGCCGAAGATGCCGTTCAGGAGATCTTTGTTGATGTTTGGAAGAACGCCGAGCGTTTTGACGAAACAAAGTCATCCGAAACGACATTTATTGCTATGATCGCCCGCCGACGCCTCATTGATAAGATCCGGCATTCGAACCGACGCATCACCGCCGATTCTCTCGACGACGTTCTGCTCGAGCCTTTTACGCGTGCCGACAAGGACATGCAGCTCGGGCTGGAGGCTCGCGAGGCGGCAGTGGCCATGCGGAATCTGCGGCCTGAACAGCAGCAGGTCCTCAGGCTGTCGATCGTTCAGGGGATGTCGCATCAGGAGATCGCGGACGCTACTGGCATGCCGCTTGGCACCGTGAAAACGCATGCACGGCGGGGAATTTTACAAGTTAGGGAGCATTTAGGTTTGGGAAGCAGTAAACAGGAGGTGGCGCTATGA
- a CDS encoding class I fructose-bisphosphate aldolase translates to MSVDLNRITELLGDEADKLLNHVSTTIPKENIHLPGGDFVDRIWAGSDRNPRVLRSMQALYNTGRLAGTGYVSILPVDQGIEHSGGASFAPNPAYFDPENIVKLAIEGGCNAVASTYGVLGSVARKYAHKIPFVVKINHNELMTLPNKFDQVMFGTVDQAHDMGAVAVGATIYFGSEEATRQITEVAEAFAYAHELGMATILWCYLRNPAFKTPDGDMHTAADLTGQANHLGVTIQADIIKQKLPERNGGYNAFSGYGKTHKKVYEELTSDNPIDLVRYQVANCYMGRCGLINSGGESKGAGDLADAVRTAVVNKRGGGTGLISGRKAFQRPMSEGVELLNAIQDVYLTNEITVA, encoded by the coding sequence ATGTCCGTTGACCTTAACAGAATCACTGAGCTGCTCGGCGATGAGGCCGACAAATTGCTGAACCACGTTTCGACGACGATACCGAAAGAGAATATTCACCTGCCGGGCGGCGATTTTGTCGATCGCATTTGGGCCGGCAGCGACCGCAATCCGCGCGTGCTGCGTTCGATGCAGGCGCTCTACAATACGGGCCGTCTCGCCGGCACGGGCTACGTTTCGATATTGCCTGTCGATCAGGGAATCGAGCACTCGGGCGGAGCTTCGTTCGCACCGAATCCGGCGTATTTCGACCCCGAAAACATCGTCAAACTCGCCATCGAAGGCGGCTGCAACGCCGTTGCATCGACCTACGGCGTTTTGGGCTCGGTCGCCCGCAAGTACGCTCACAAGATACCGTTCGTCGTAAAGATCAACCACAACGAACTGATGACGCTGCCGAACAAATTCGATCAGGTGATGTTCGGCACGGTCGATCAGGCTCATGATATGGGCGCGGTCGCCGTCGGCGCAACGATCTATTTCGGTTCGGAAGAGGCGACGCGGCAGATCACCGAGGTCGCTGAGGCCTTCGCCTACGCACACGAACTCGGCATGGCGACCATTCTGTGGTGCTATCTGCGCAATCCGGCGTTCAAGACGCCTGATGGCGACATGCACACGGCCGCCGACCTGACCGGACAAGCAAATCATCTGGGCGTGACCATTCAGGCCGACATCATCAAGCAAAAGCTGCCCGAACGCAACGGCGGCTACAACGCGTTTTCCGGCTACGGTAAAACGCACAAGAAGGTTTACGAGGAACTGACCTCGGACAATCCTATCGACCTGGTCCGCTATCAGGTGGCGAACTGCTACATGGGACGCTGCGGCCTGATCAACTCGGGCGGCGAATCGAAAGGCGCAGGTGACCTTGCCGATGCCGTCCGCACTGCTGTCGTCAATAAACGCGGCGGCGGGACGGGCCTCATCTCCGGCCGCAAGGCGTTCCAGCGGCCGATGTCAGAGGGCGTCGAGCTGCTCAACGCAATTCAGGACGTTTATCTGACGAACGAGATCACAGTTGCGTAA
- a CDS encoding MBL fold metallo-hydrolase has translation MIISTFPQTAFQQNTRVVACEKTRKAICIDPGEASDDVVNYLRDNDLELQAITLTHGHLDHVGGTKALHDDYPEADIIIHKGDEPLYFGLPQQPLLMGIQQSQLAALGLDFDAPPPLTRNWEHGEIYEVGELRFSVRHCPGHTPGHVVFAEESEKKVFVGDCLFYGSIGRTDLPGGSYEQLIESINAQILTLDDDTVVYSGHGPETTVGRERRQNPFLNGIYDAGRGRFI, from the coding sequence ATGATAATTTCGACGTTTCCACAAACTGCATTTCAACAGAATACGCGTGTCGTAGCGTGCGAGAAGACACGCAAGGCGATATGCATCGATCCGGGCGAGGCTTCGGATGATGTCGTTAACTATCTGCGTGACAATGACTTAGAGCTGCAGGCAATCACGCTGACGCACGGGCATCTGGACCACGTCGGCGGGACGAAAGCCCTGCACGACGACTATCCCGAAGCCGACATCATCATTCACAAAGGCGATGAGCCGCTGTATTTCGGCCTGCCGCAGCAGCCGCTGCTGATGGGAATTCAGCAAAGCCAGCTTGCGGCTCTCGGGCTCGATTTCGACGCACCGCCGCCGCTAACGCGCAATTGGGAACACGGCGAGATCTACGAGGTCGGCGAGCTGCGTTTTTCGGTGCGGCATTGTCCGGGACACACGCCGGGACATGTCGTTTTCGCCGAAGAAAGCGAGAAAAAGGTATTTGTCGGCGACTGTCTTTTTTACGGCTCGATCGGGCGGACGGACCTGCCCGGCGGCAGTTACGAGCAGCTGATCGAATCGATCAACGCACAAATTCTCACGCTCGACGACGACACGGTCGTATATTCCGGCCACGGACCGGAAACGACCGTCGGCCGCGAACGCCGTCAAAACCCTTTCCTCAACGGCATTTACGACGCCGGCCGCGGGCGTTTCATTTAG
- a CDS encoding MBL fold metallo-hydrolase — MKRAITFSLAALLLTSTAFGHATLVGGHTKQNGQPNFRTEKVAGNIYALFGSGGNIGLSVGEDGILMIDTQFANVADRIKAEMAKLGSDKPRFIFNTHWHGDHTGGNEPFGASSLIMAHENVRKRMAETTMFRGQARTPSPKVALPMITFASGVSVFFNGEEVKAFHMPRGHTDGDTVLHFTKSNVFHLGDKFFVARFPFVDLESGGTVQGLIGNIGDLLQLIPADAKIIPGHGPVATINELRDYHQMIIETSLLIRQGMAAGKTLDELKAAGLPEKYKEAGSGFINTNAWIETVFRSYSK, encoded by the coding sequence ATGAAACGAGCGATAACATTTTCACTCGCAGCACTGCTGCTTACGTCAACGGCGTTCGGGCACGCGACGTTGGTCGGCGGCCACACCAAACAGAACGGCCAGCCCAATTTCCGCACCGAAAAGGTCGCAGGCAATATTTACGCGCTGTTCGGCAGCGGCGGCAACATCGGACTTTCGGTGGGCGAGGACGGCATTTTGATGATCGACACGCAGTTCGCGAACGTGGCCGACCGCATAAAGGCCGAGATGGCGAAACTCGGCTCGGACAAGCCGCGATTCATTTTCAACACACATTGGCACGGCGACCACACGGGCGGCAACGAACCTTTCGGTGCGTCGTCGCTGATCATGGCACACGAAAATGTCCGCAAACGCATGGCCGAAACGACGATGTTCCGCGGACAGGCACGCACGCCGTCGCCAAAGGTCGCATTGCCGATGATCACATTTGCGTCGGGCGTTTCGGTGTTTTTCAACGGCGAGGAAGTGAAGGCGTTTCACATGCCCCGCGGCCACACGGACGGCGACACCGTGCTGCATTTCACAAAGTCGAACGTGTTTCACCTCGGCGATAAGTTCTTTGTCGCGCGGTTTCCTTTCGTCGATCTGGAAAGCGGCGGCACCGTTCAGGGGCTGATCGGCAATATCGGCGATCTGCTACAGCTAATTCCCGCGGACGCGAAGATCATTCCCGGCCACGGCCCTGTCGCGACCATCAATGAGCTTCGCGATTATCACCAGATGATCATCGAAACTTCGCTGCTGATACGCCAGGGAATGGCAGCAGGCAAGACGCTCGACGAACTGAAAGCCGCCGGCCTGCCCGAGAAATACAAGGAAGCGGGTTCCGGATTTATTAACACGAACGCTTGGATCGAGACCGTCTTTCGCAGCTATTCCAAATAG
- a CDS encoding anti-sigma factor — protein sequence MTEEQRDLLFDLLTKKVLYGLEPSEEKQLAEFDQNIVDAEFRTLEITTAAINMAELGDFEAMPDHLFARVSESASEWMPKAEAAEAQTASAWQPAEDRGITYAEPERPGLGWFGWLGWAAAAAASIALALNLFVYRPTTPEVAKQEPPAQPQPVTPGELRSQLLASANAVKAEWSAGNVKEIAQITGDVVWSDDKQTGYMRFRGLPVNDATKEQYQLWIFEDPKLEAHPKDGGVFDVTADGEVIVPINAKLLTRSPKVFAITIEPPGGVVVSKREKIAALAKVAA from the coding sequence ATGACAGAAGAGCAGAGAGATCTTTTGTTCGACCTCCTGACCAAGAAAGTTTTATACGGTCTGGAGCCCTCGGAAGAGAAGCAGCTGGCTGAGTTCGATCAGAACATAGTCGATGCTGAGTTCCGCACGCTTGAGATAACCACGGCTGCGATAAATATGGCGGAGCTCGGCGATTTCGAGGCGATGCCCGATCACCTTTTCGCCCGCGTTTCTGAAAGTGCATCTGAATGGATGCCGAAAGCAGAGGCTGCAGAAGCACAGACTGCGTCCGCGTGGCAGCCTGCGGAAGACCGCGGCATCACCTACGCAGAACCTGAACGTCCCGGTTTAGGCTGGTTCGGTTGGTTAGGTTGGGCAGCGGCTGCAGCGGCTTCTATCGCACTCGCACTCAACCTTTTCGTTTATAGGCCGACGACGCCAGAGGTCGCTAAGCAGGAGCCGCCCGCACAGCCGCAGCCCGTTACGCCCGGCGAGCTTCGTTCGCAATTGCTTGCCTCAGCCAACGCCGTAAAGGCTGAGTGGTCTGCCGGCAACGTAAAAGAGATCGCACAGATAACCGGCGATGTCGTCTGGAGCGACGACAAGCAGACCGGCTACATGCGTTTCCGCGGCCTGCCCGTCAATGACGCGACGAAGGAGCAGTATCAGTTGTGGATATTCGAGGATCCGAAACTCGAAGCTCATCCGAAGGACGGCGGCGTGTTTGACGTGACCGCAGACGGCGAGGTCATCGTTCCCATCAACGCGAAACTGCTGACCAGGTCGCCGAAGGTCTTTGCCATCACCATCGAACCGCCGGGCGGCGTCGTCGTTTCCAAACGCGAGAAAATAGCCGCACTGGCAAAGGTCGCAGCGTAG